One genomic segment of Pirellulales bacterium includes these proteins:
- a CDS encoding citrate synthase: MPDAAKLLYNNHQLELPVITGTEHEIAVDISKLRGSTGLITMDDGYMNTGSAISGITFLDGEQGILRYRGYPIEQLAERSDFVETSYLLIYGELPTKQQLQYFKNSLQRHTMLHEEMKSFYDGFPRDAHPMAILSSVVGALSTFYQDSLDPRDPRQVEVSVHRLMAKLPTIASYSFKKSTGQPFMYPRNDLDYCSNFLYLMFGVPCETYEVDPDFVEALNLLLIVHADHEQNCSTSTVRMVGSSDANLFASISAGICALWGPLHGGANQACVEMLEQIRADGGNVKKYVELAKRKDSGFRLMGFGHRVYKNFDPRATIIKRTCDKLLGKLKIRDPIFDIAQELEAAALKDEYFIERKLYPNVDFYSGVIYRAMGIPINMFTVLFAIGRLPGWIAHWMEMHKSPTKICRPRQIYTGALKREYQPLDKRG, translated from the coding sequence ATGCCCGACGCGGCCAAACTGCTGTACAACAATCATCAACTCGAGCTGCCGGTGATCACCGGCACCGAGCATGAAATTGCCGTCGATATTTCCAAGCTCCGGGGCTCGACGGGGCTGATTACGATGGACGACGGCTACATGAACACGGGCTCGGCCATCAGCGGCATTACGTTCCTCGACGGTGAACAAGGAATTTTGCGGTATCGTGGCTACCCTATCGAGCAATTGGCGGAACGCAGCGATTTTGTCGAGACCAGCTACTTGCTGATTTACGGCGAATTGCCGACGAAGCAGCAATTGCAATACTTCAAAAATTCCTTGCAGCGGCACACCATGCTGCACGAGGAAATGAAATCGTTTTACGACGGCTTCCCGCGCGATGCCCATCCGATGGCGATTTTAAGCAGCGTGGTGGGAGCGCTCTCTACGTTTTATCAAGATTCGCTCGACCCGCGCGATCCGCGGCAGGTGGAGGTTTCGGTCCACCGGCTGATGGCCAAATTGCCAACGATTGCCTCGTACAGCTTTAAAAAATCGACGGGGCAGCCGTTTATGTATCCGCGGAACGATTTGGATTATTGCTCCAACTTTTTGTACCTGATGTTCGGCGTGCCGTGCGAAACGTACGAGGTCGATCCCGATTTTGTCGAAGCGCTCAACCTCCTGTTGATTGTCCACGCCGATCACGAGCAAAACTGCAGCACCAGCACGGTGCGGATGGTCGGATCGAGCGACGCCAATTTATTCGCCTCGATTTCCGCCGGCATTTGTGCCTTATGGGGCCCATTGCACGGCGGGGCCAACCAGGCCTGTGTGGAAATGCTGGAGCAAATTCGGGCCGACGGCGGCAATGTGAAAAAGTATGTCGAACTGGCCAAGCGCAAAGATTCCGGCTTTCGCCTGATGGGCTTCGGCCACCGGGTGTACAAAAACTTCGATCCCCGGGCTACCATCATCAAGCGGACCTGTGACAAGCTGTTGGGGAAATTGAAAATCCGCGACCCGATTTTCGACATTGCCCAGGAGTTGGAAGCGGCGGCCCTCAAGGACGAATACTTCATCGAGCGCAAGCTGTACCCCAACGTCGATTTTTACAGCGGCGTGATCTACCGGGCGATGGGCATCCCCATCAACATGTTCACCGTGCTGTTCGCCATCGGCCGCCTGCCGGGCTGGATTGCGCATTGGATGGAAATGCACAAAAGCCCGACCAAAATCTGCCGCCCGCGGCAAATTTACACCGGCGCCCTGAAGCGCGAATACCAACCGCTGGATAAGCGGGGGTAA
- a CDS encoding class IV adenylate cyclase, with product MKPACNIELKARVHNLAAARTIAQRLATAYLGVQHQTDTYFHCPQGRLKLREIVEDDSHPGEPPRRLAQLIRYERPDEPDAKQSDYQLIEISDPDRVTALKREMGIRGIVSKRREIFLHQNVRIHLDEVSNLGTFIEFESVLGHQVDAAAGRAQVAHLQIEFGIERVDLLSSSYADLLLAK from the coding sequence ATGAAACCGGCCTGCAATATCGAGTTGAAAGCCCGCGTGCATAATCTTGCCGCCGCCCGGACAATTGCCCAGCGTTTAGCCACCGCCTATTTGGGCGTGCAGCACCAGACCGACACTTACTTTCATTGCCCGCAAGGGCGATTGAAGCTGCGCGAAATTGTGGAAGATGATTCTCACCCTGGCGAGCCGCCGCGCCGGTTGGCCCAGTTGATTCGCTATGAACGGCCTGACGAACCGGACGCCAAGCAAAGTGATTACCAATTGATTGAAATCAGCGATCCTGATCGCGTGACAGCGTTGAAGCGCGAAATGGGGATTCGCGGCATAGTTTCCAAGCGACGCGAGATTTTTTTGCACCAAAATGTGCGGATTCATCTGGACGAAGTGTCCAACTTGGGCACGTTTATCGAATTCGAATCGGTGCTGGGCCACCAGGTGGATGCAGCGGCCGGCCGCGCCCAAGTGGCTCACCTGCAAATTGAATTCGGCATAGAGCGGGTTGATTTACTCTCGTCGTCCTATGCAGACCTGCTGTTGGCAAAATGA
- a CDS encoding peptidylprolyl isomerase codes for MARTLYNLLLCATLALLATLWLRPGIAQDLIDLARSVRAQSPGVAAAAPQANDWNTPPGWSGQPGSVPYSNLPGAPTQPMPATRPASWPGAPLEYSSAPNSTNNVAAAINAVPVNTAPNAATSNTVAPQTAFLMSTAAGPASAQPLPPSIVPVPTPMISPTAAAGPPMGVPGDTATYPYANPAPLGQMPPASAEATSQLPNPPAAPPASQAPISPAEAAQQNSAAAAPESNANMQSLQVLPGPRQDYEDGKIVATVGTLPILAGDVRAMINQAIHNKMISAPPPGQEKELYEAAMRPVLKQMAEMKLVVNDAKQTIPAQALGKIENEVNRDFDKNQIPKLMESYHAANQHELDEALRAAGSSLDWERRSFFEQNMFHGWLQQQIKDDQQISLADVLGYYEQHLPDYEYPAQARWEELMVSFDQFPDKTAAYAAIAQLGNQVMQGAPLAEVAKRSSQGPTADQGGAYDWTTQGSLACKALDENLFKLPIGSLSTIIESDRGFHIIRVVERKDAGRKSFEDTQGDIKKQLKDENRKKQLDKYLSDLRKKTPIHSVFDDQPGGLDGPPKVVEHNF; via the coding sequence GTGGCACGGACGCTATATAACCTTTTGTTGTGCGCAACTTTGGCGCTGTTGGCCACGCTGTGGCTGCGGCCGGGGATTGCGCAAGATTTGATCGATTTGGCCCGCAGCGTACGGGCCCAATCGCCGGGTGTGGCCGCGGCGGCGCCGCAAGCCAACGATTGGAATACTCCGCCGGGTTGGAGTGGACAGCCGGGAAGCGTGCCTTACAGCAATTTGCCCGGGGCACCCACTCAGCCGATGCCCGCGACTCGCCCCGCTTCTTGGCCCGGTGCGCCGCTGGAATATTCTTCTGCTCCAAATAGCACAAACAATGTTGCAGCAGCCATCAACGCAGTTCCCGTCAACACGGCGCCGAACGCAGCAACCTCTAACACGGTGGCGCCGCAAACTGCGTTTCTGATGTCGACGGCGGCGGGGCCAGCGTCGGCACAACCTCTCCCGCCCTCGATTGTTCCTGTGCCGACTCCAATGATTTCGCCGACGGCTGCCGCTGGCCCGCCGATGGGAGTTCCTGGGGACACAGCAACCTATCCGTATGCCAATCCAGCGCCATTGGGCCAGATGCCACCGGCATCTGCGGAGGCAACGAGCCAGCTTCCCAACCCGCCCGCTGCACCTCCGGCAAGCCAAGCTCCCATTAGCCCCGCCGAAGCAGCGCAGCAGAATTCGGCTGCAGCGGCGCCGGAGTCCAACGCCAACATGCAAAGCCTGCAAGTGCTGCCCGGCCCGCGGCAAGATTACGAGGACGGTAAGATCGTTGCGACGGTCGGCACGCTCCCGATTCTGGCCGGGGACGTGCGCGCCATGATCAACCAGGCGATTCACAATAAAATGATTTCTGCTCCGCCGCCTGGTCAGGAAAAAGAATTGTACGAGGCGGCCATGCGACCGGTGCTGAAGCAAATGGCGGAAATGAAGCTGGTGGTGAACGACGCCAAGCAAACGATTCCTGCCCAGGCCCTGGGAAAGATTGAAAATGAAGTCAACCGCGATTTCGACAAAAATCAAATTCCCAAACTCATGGAATCGTACCACGCAGCCAACCAGCATGAGTTGGACGAGGCGCTTCGCGCCGCGGGCAGTTCGCTGGATTGGGAACGGCGGTCGTTTTTCGAGCAAAACATGTTTCACGGCTGGCTGCAGCAGCAAATCAAGGACGATCAGCAGATATCGTTGGCCGACGTGCTGGGTTACTACGAACAACATTTGCCCGATTACGAATATCCGGCCCAGGCACGTTGGGAAGAATTGATGGTGAGCTTCGATCAATTTCCGGACAAGACCGCCGCCTATGCCGCGATTGCCCAGTTGGGCAATCAAGTGATGCAGGGTGCGCCGCTGGCCGAAGTGGCCAAACGCTCGTCTCAAGGCCCGACCGCCGATCAAGGGGGCGCGTACGATTGGACCACGCAAGGCAGCCTGGCCTGCAAAGCGCTGGACGAGAATTTGTTCAAACTGCCGATTGGCAGTTTAAGCACCATTATTGAGAGCGATCGCGGCTTTCACATCATCCGCGTCGTGGAACGCAAAGACGCCGGACGGAAATCGTTTGAAGACACCCAGGGGGACATCAAAAAACAATTGAAAGACGAAAATCGCAAGAAGCAGCTTGATAAATACTTGTCCGATTTGCGCAAGAAAACGCCAATTCACAGCGTTTTCGACGATCAGCCGGGGGGCCTCGACGGTCCGCCAAAGGTTGTCGAACACAATTTTTAA
- the mfd gene encoding transcription-repair coupling factor, with the protein MVAPAADIGSARLQQLAERLDSQEGYAQIIASLTAGHGAALGGVWGSSCALAAANLARHAPATLVVVLPRAGDVDDFCDDLAIFLPRPTADSAMSAAPSAKGFASYNLDKFPAWENAPGDRDVQDEAHGDRLRVLKLLNAPSEATARPSTTDNKLSAREQFAPRLIVTSIQALLQPVPPPEMLAAQTKRLHLGDEIPPDTLLRWLAENGFHNTSAVQLPGEFSPRGGIVDVFAPDWFHPVRIEFFGDTVESLRRFEVSTQRSLEALDGVDITVLPDGVQGSGMRGQQRDDAKGESHAVQTSRPLPLTTHLASYLPPRSWFLLVEPNEMQEEGRHYRQRLERPQDVHDLDDALAAIYRFPSVTAAAVASGSMEAECQLRIESVERFSGDIAKVRDELDTVGLGYDVHLICPTEAEVDRLREIFGTTKLAAAGKLHFPIGRLQAGFRLVSERIVLVSSGELFHRQDLNRPARRRLGRVIDSFLELREGDYVVHLSHGIGRYRGMKLLEKNGAVEEHLEVEFHGGTRIFVPASNIDLVQKYIGGNKARPSLAHIGGRMWVRQKEAAQRAVVDLAADMLQVQAMRATRPGIEFPPDSEWQREFDAAFPYRETPDQLSAIAAIKHDMRQPRPMDRLLCGDVGYGKTELAIRAAFKAIDAGHQVAVLVPTTILAEQHRRTFTARMAEFPFRIEVLSRFATDKEQRETIAGLVDGSVDLVIGTHRLAQGDVNFQNLGLLVIDEEQRFGVEVKERLKALRATVDVLTMTATPIPRTLHMSLLGLRDISNLETPPEDRLAVETRVTRFDEELIRHGIMREINRNGQVFFVHNRVNDIELLVAKLQRIVPEARIRIGHGQMPEHQLENVMLDFVNHKFDILLATTIVESGLDIPNANTIFIDEADRYGLADLHQLRGRVGRYKHRAYCYLLIDPNKYLSTNSAKRLRAIEEFSDMGAGFAIAMRDLEIRGAGNILGTQQSGHIATIGYELYCELLEQAVRRLKKLPPKETIEVRIDLAGEAFIPRSYVPDMRMKIDLYRRLTRVTAMDELNDLRAEMLDRFGPLPPAAAGMAKLAELRIAAARWQIESIGREEGYLVFQYNHRQKIEELKRLSRNRLRIVDERSAYLPLKGHKTDPDALLALVESVLQPA; encoded by the coding sequence ATGGTAGCGCCCGCAGCCGACATCGGCTCGGCACGCTTGCAACAACTGGCCGAGCGATTGGATTCGCAAGAAGGCTACGCCCAAATCATCGCCAGCCTGACCGCAGGTCATGGCGCGGCGCTGGGCGGAGTCTGGGGCTCCAGCTGCGCGCTGGCAGCGGCCAATTTAGCGCGGCATGCTCCGGCGACGTTGGTGGTGGTGCTGCCCCGCGCCGGCGACGTCGACGATTTTTGCGACGACTTGGCGATTTTCTTGCCAAGGCCGACGGCTGACTCGGCGATGAGTGCTGCCCCATCGGCGAAAGGATTCGCCTCCTACAATTTGGATAAGTTTCCCGCTTGGGAAAATGCGCCCGGCGACCGGGATGTTCAAGACGAAGCCCACGGCGACCGGCTGCGCGTGCTGAAATTGCTGAATGCGCCCAGTGAGGCAACGGCTCGGCCGTCGACAACCGACAACAAGTTGTCGGCTAGGGAACAGTTTGCGCCGCGCCTGATCGTCACCAGCATCCAAGCGCTGTTGCAGCCGGTGCCGCCGCCGGAAATGTTGGCGGCGCAAACGAAACGGCTGCACCTGGGCGACGAAATTCCGCCCGATACGCTGCTCCGCTGGCTGGCGGAAAACGGGTTCCACAACACCAGCGCGGTGCAATTGCCGGGCGAATTTTCGCCGCGCGGCGGCATTGTTGACGTATTTGCACCCGATTGGTTTCATCCGGTACGGATTGAATTTTTTGGCGACACGGTCGAGTCGCTGCGGCGCTTTGAGGTGAGCACGCAACGCAGTTTGGAAGCGCTGGATGGGGTCGACATCACGGTGTTGCCCGACGGGGTTCAGGGTTCAGGGATGCGGGGGCAGCAAAGGGACGATGCAAAGGGCGAATCTCACGCTGTCCAAACCTCTCGCCCCTTACCCCTCACCACTCACTTGGCCTCCTACCTGCCGCCGCGTAGTTGGTTTCTGCTTGTCGAACCGAACGAAATGCAGGAGGAGGGGCGTCACTATCGGCAGCGATTGGAGCGGCCGCAGGATGTTCACGATTTGGACGACGCGCTGGCCGCGATTTATCGATTTCCCTCGGTCACGGCTGCTGCCGTGGCCAGCGGTTCGATGGAGGCCGAATGCCAATTGCGCATCGAAAGCGTAGAGCGCTTCAGCGGCGACATCGCCAAAGTGCGTGACGAGCTGGATACCGTCGGACTAGGCTACGACGTACATCTCATCTGCCCGACAGAAGCTGAAGTGGACCGTCTGCGCGAAATATTCGGCACCACCAAGCTGGCCGCCGCGGGAAAATTGCACTTTCCCATCGGCCGGTTGCAGGCGGGTTTTCGCTTGGTAAGCGAGCGGATAGTGCTGGTTTCCAGCGGGGAATTATTTCATCGGCAGGATTTGAACCGCCCGGCCCGCCGACGGTTGGGGCGGGTGATTGACAGCTTCCTGGAATTGCGCGAAGGGGATTACGTGGTCCACTTGTCGCACGGCATTGGACGCTATCGGGGGATGAAGCTGCTGGAAAAAAATGGGGCGGTGGAAGAACACTTGGAAGTGGAATTCCACGGCGGCACGCGCATTTTCGTGCCGGCTTCGAACATCGACCTGGTGCAAAAATACATTGGCGGCAACAAAGCCCGGCCCAGTTTGGCGCACATTGGCGGCCGGATGTGGGTGCGACAGAAAGAAGCGGCCCAGCGCGCCGTCGTCGATTTGGCGGCCGACATGCTGCAAGTGCAAGCTATGCGGGCGACGCGGCCGGGCATTGAATTTCCGCCTGATTCGGAGTGGCAGCGCGAGTTCGACGCCGCATTTCCTTACCGCGAAACGCCGGATCAGCTTTCGGCCATTGCCGCCATCAAGCACGACATGCGCCAGCCGCGGCCCATGGACCGGCTGTTGTGCGGCGACGTGGGGTACGGAAAAACGGAACTCGCCATTCGGGCGGCGTTCAAAGCCATCGACGCCGGGCACCAAGTGGCCGTATTAGTGCCAACGACCATTTTGGCCGAACAACATCGGCGAACTTTCACGGCGCGGATGGCGGAGTTTCCGTTTCGCATCGAGGTGCTTAGCCGCTTCGCCACCGACAAAGAACAGCGTGAAACCATTGCCGGGCTGGTCGACGGCTCTGTCGATTTGGTCATCGGCACGCATCGGTTGGCGCAAGGGGACGTGAACTTTCAAAATCTCGGCCTGTTAGTCATTGACGAGGAGCAGCGCTTCGGCGTGGAAGTGAAAGAGCGGCTAAAAGCGCTGCGGGCCACCGTGGACGTGCTGACGATGACCGCCACGCCGATTCCCCGGACTTTGCACATGTCGCTGTTGGGTTTACGCGACATTTCGAATTTAGAGACGCCGCCTGAAGACCGCCTGGCCGTGGAAACCCGCGTGACGCGGTTCGACGAGGAACTGATTCGGCATGGCATCATGCGCGAAATCAACCGTAACGGCCAGGTGTTTTTCGTCCACAACCGCGTGAACGACATCGAACTACTGGTCGCTAAATTGCAACGGATTGTGCCGGAGGCACGGATCCGCATCGGGCACGGGCAAATGCCGGAGCATCAATTGGAAAATGTGATGTTGGATTTTGTGAATCACAAGTTCGATATCCTGCTGGCCACCACGATTGTCGAAAGTGGGCTGGACATTCCCAACGCCAACACGATTTTCATCGACGAGGCCGATCGCTACGGCCTGGCCGATTTGCACCAACTGCGGGGTCGCGTGGGACGGTACAAGCACCGTGCCTACTGTTATTTATTGATTGACCCCAACAAATATCTGTCGACGAATTCGGCCAAGCGATTGCGGGCCATCGAGGAATTCAGCGACATGGGGGCCGGCTTCGCCATTGCCATGCGCGATTTGGAAATCCGCGGGGCCGGCAACATTTTGGGCACACAGCAGAGCGGGCATATTGCCACCATCGGTTATGAATTGTATTGCGAATTGTTGGAGCAGGCCGTGAGGCGACTGAAAAAACTGCCGCCGAAGGAAACCATTGAAGTCCGGATCGACCTTGCCGGCGAGGCGTTTATTCCGCGCAGTTATGTGCCCGACATGCGGATGAAGATCGATTTGTACCGCCGGCTCACGCGGGTAACTGCGATGGACGAATTAAACGACCTGCGGGCCGAAATGTTGGACCGTTTTGGTCCGCTGCCGCCGGCGGCCGCCGGGATGGCAAAGCTTGCTGAGTTGCGCATTGCGGCGGCCCGCTGGCAAATTGAATCGATCGGCCGGGAAGAAGGGTACCTGGTTTTCCAATACAACCATCGGCAGAAGATCGAAGAATTAAAGCGGCTCAGCCGCAACCGGCTACGGATTGTGGATGAGCGCAGCGCATATCTGCCGCTGAAAGGGCACAAAACTGACCCTGATGCGTTGCTAGCACTTGTTGAATCCGTTTTGCAGCCTGCATAA